A genomic region of Vicinamibacteria bacterium contains the following coding sequences:
- a CDS encoding hydroxymethylglutaryl-CoA synthase produces the protein MRAQRAVGIAGYGAYVPRFRVSTADISAAWRARGAVAPAVAEKSVPGPDEDVITMSIEAARLALDRARADHSAIGAVWVGTESKPYAVKPSATVVAEALGITPNLVAADMEFACKAGSEAMQAAVAFVGSGMVERALAIGMDTAQSKPGDALEYTAGCGGAAYLFAPADDALAVVEASVSHVTDTPDFFRREGAAYPEHGGRFTGEPSYFKHTLAASRRLLAEIEATPADFAHAVFHQPVPKFVERVAEELGFTRPQIRLGLVARRMGNAYAGSSLLGLAAILDVAEPGDRIFFCSYGSGAGSDAFAFRVTDQIRDRRQGTSVEEYLDRGQRVDGYGHYLKLRGKIKRS, from the coding sequence GTGAGGGCGCAGAGGGCGGTGGGCATCGCGGGCTACGGGGCGTACGTCCCGCGGTTCCGGGTCTCGACCGCCGACATCTCGGCCGCCTGGCGGGCGCGGGGGGCGGTGGCCCCCGCGGTGGCGGAGAAGTCGGTCCCCGGGCCCGACGAGGATGTGATCACGATGTCGATCGAGGCCGCGCGCCTTGCCCTCGACCGGGCCCGGGCCGACCATTCCGCCATCGGTGCGGTCTGGGTGGGGACAGAGTCCAAGCCCTACGCGGTGAAACCCTCCGCCACCGTGGTCGCGGAGGCCCTGGGCATCACCCCCAACCTGGTGGCGGCCGACATGGAATTCGCCTGCAAGGCGGGGAGCGAGGCCATGCAGGCGGCGGTGGCCTTCGTGGGTTCAGGGATGGTGGAGCGCGCGCTGGCCATCGGCATGGACACCGCCCAGTCCAAGCCGGGGGACGCCCTCGAGTACACCGCGGGCTGCGGGGGGGCCGCCTACCTCTTTGCCCCCGCGGACGACGCCCTGGCCGTGGTGGAGGCTTCGGTCTCCCACGTGACCGACACCCCCGACTTCTTCCGCCGCGAGGGGGCGGCCTACCCCGAGCACGGCGGCCGGTTCACTGGCGAGCCCTCTTACTTCAAGCACACCCTGGCCGCCTCCCGCCGCCTCCTGGCCGAGATCGAGGCCACGCCCGCGGACTTCGCCCACGCGGTGTTTCACCAGCCGGTGCCCAAGTTCGTGGAGCGCGTAGCGGAGGAGCTGGGATTCACGCGCCCGCAGATCCGACTCGGCCTGGTGGCCCGGCGCATGGGGAACGCCTACGCGGGATCGTCGCTCCTCGGCCTGGCCGCCATTCTCGACGTGGCGGAGCCGGGCGACCGCATCTTCTTCTGCTCCTACGGCTCGGGCGCGGGCAGCGACGCCTTCGCTTTCCGGGTGACGGACCAAATCCGGGACCGGCGCCAGGGCACGTCGGTGGAGGAGTACCTGGACCGCGGCCAGAGGGTGGACGGCTATGGCCACTATCTCAAGCTCCGGGGAAAGATCAAAAGGTCATGA
- a CDS encoding thiolase domain-containing protein: protein MRDVFIVGIGQTAVGEHWDRGLRELGEAAIRDALADAGMERVDALYAGNMMGGCLNGQENVATLLADAAGLLPLEAWKVEAACASGGAAVRAAALAVAAGAHEAVLAVGIEKMTDGVPDSVTASLATAADQDYEASHGFSFVALSALLMRRYMHETGRERAAFAPFAVTAHKNAQTNPRAMFREPLSVEDFSSCAMVASPIGILDAAPVCDGAAAVVVCAQSMLRPHHKPVRIAASAVATDTIGLAEREDILTLGAAAHSAARAYKVAGRGPKDMDLFEAHDAFTIITALSLEACGFARRGEALDLAAKGCVAPEGCIPLSTMGGLKARGHPVGASGTYQIVEAALQLRGEAGPNQIKGARRALAQSIGGHGSVAVTHILEV from the coding sequence ATGAGGGACGTCTTCATCGTGGGGATCGGTCAGACCGCGGTGGGCGAGCACTGGGACCGCGGCCTGCGTGAGCTGGGCGAGGCCGCCATCCGTGACGCCCTCGCCGACGCGGGGATGGAGAGGGTGGACGCCCTCTACGCCGGCAACATGATGGGCGGCTGCCTGAACGGCCAGGAGAACGTGGCCACCCTCCTCGCGGACGCGGCCGGCCTGCTCCCCCTAGAGGCCTGGAAAGTGGAAGCGGCCTGCGCCTCCGGGGGGGCGGCGGTACGGGCGGCGGCCCTGGCCGTGGCCGCAGGGGCCCACGAGGCGGTCCTAGCCGTGGGGATCGAGAAGATGACGGACGGCGTCCCCGATAGCGTGACCGCCAGCCTGGCGACCGCCGCCGACCAGGACTACGAGGCCAGCCATGGCTTCTCTTTCGTGGCCCTATCCGCCCTCCTCATGCGCCGCTACATGCACGAGACGGGCCGGGAGCGCGCAGCCTTCGCCCCCTTCGCGGTCACTGCCCACAAGAACGCGCAGACCAACCCCCGCGCCATGTTCCGAGAGCCCCTGAGCGTGGAGGATTTCTCCTCCTGCGCGATGGTGGCCTCCCCCATCGGCATCCTGGACGCCGCCCCCGTCTGCGACGGGGCGGCGGCGGTGGTGGTGTGCGCCCAGTCCATGCTGCGCCCGCACCACAAACCGGTGCGGATCGCCGCTTCCGCGGTGGCCACCGACACCATCGGCCTCGCCGAGCGGGAAGACATCCTGACCCTGGGCGCGGCCGCCCACTCCGCCGCCCGCGCCTATAAGGTCGCGGGGCGGGGACCCAAGGACATGGACCTCTTCGAGGCCCACGACGCCTTCACCATCATCACCGCCCTCTCCCTGGAGGCCTGCGGCTTCGCCCGGCGGGGGGAGGCCCTGGACCTGGCGGCCAAGGGCTGCGTGGCCCCCGAGGGCTGCATACCCCTCTCCACCATGGGCGGCCTCAAGGCCCGGGGCCATCCGGTAGGGGCCAGCGGCACCTACCAGATCGTGGAGGCCGCCCTCCAGCTCCGCGGCGAG
- a CDS encoding TetR/AcrR family transcriptional regulator → MARTPKPERRAVLTDPRDRHRAILETAARLICEKGYEGTSIHDIAEAAGLTKAGLYHHIRSKEHLLLEIQNYGMDVFEEKVLSHVLPIADPLQRLRECMERNVLLVTQGWSKEVTIILHEHATLTGEARAQINARKKRYVRFLETTLAEAIRNGQIRPVNTKVAAFAFLGMVLWIYKWFRPEGAIAAERLASEMQDIFFTGLETGRRGRGKPVRKGRKA, encoded by the coding sequence TTGGCCCGCACACCCAAGCCAGAGCGTCGGGCGGTCCTCACCGACCCCCGAGACCGCCACCGCGCCATCTTGGAGACCGCCGCCCGTCTCATCTGCGAGAAGGGCTACGAGGGCACCTCCATCCACGACATCGCGGAGGCCGCCGGACTCACCAAGGCCGGCCTCTACCACCACATTCGCAGCAAGGAGCACCTCCTCCTGGAGATCCAAAACTACGGGATGGACGTCTTCGAGGAAAAGGTGCTCTCCCACGTGCTTCCCATCGCGGACCCCTTGCAGCGGCTCCGGGAGTGCATGGAGCGGAACGTGCTCCTCGTGACCCAGGGCTGGAGCAAGGAGGTCACGATCATCCTCCACGAGCACGCCACCCTCACCGGCGAGGCCCGGGCCCAGATCAACGCCCGCAAGAAGCGCTACGTGCGCTTCCTGGAGACCACCCTCGCGGAGGCCATCCGCAACGGCCAGATCCGCCCCGTCAACACCAAGGTGGCGGCCTTCGCGTTCCTGGGCATGGTCCTCTGGATCTACAAGTGGTTCCGCCCCGAGGGCGCGATCGCCGCGGAGCGCCTGGCCAGCGAGATGCAGGACATCTTCTTCACGGGCCTGGAGACCGGCAGGCGCGGCCGGGGCAAGCCGGTCCGGAAAGGAAGAAAAGCGTGA